The nucleotide window CCGGCGGCAGGCTCCCACGGGAGGAAATGGAAATACTGACGCCCCGTCAGATGATGGCCGAGACCATGTTTATGGGCCTGCGCTTAATTGAGGGCGTAGATTTAGAGGACTTCTGGCGACGTTTCGGCGTCGACGCCAGGGAAGTTTATGGCCGCGAACTGGAAGGGCTCTATCGGGCGGGATTGCTTGAAGAAAGGGAAGGTCGTCTGAAACTTACAGAAAAGGGTTTACCCTTGGCCAATGAGGTCTTCATACGATTTATATAGTTATTTATACCGTTGGTAAACAATGCCTACCGGATAATGGCGGCTGGCATGCTCATCTCCCTGGGCCACCTGGGCAGTCCCCTGGGGGCGCCGCGGGCGATACTAAACCTCAAAAGTTCCTGGCTGAGCCGGGAAATCTTCTTTGCCGCCTGGTTTTTCGTACTATGGGCGCTAAACTACGTACTCGAGACGCGGAGCCAGGCAAGTGACGGGATAAAGGCGACGACCGGGTGGCTGGCGAGCCTCTGCGGGGTGGTGGCGCCCGGATCCTTATTAATGGCGGGTAAAGGTTTTTGTTTTTACAATTTATGGAACGAAGGCTGCCGTACTTTCCCTTGACAAAACGCCGGGCCGGTGGTATGTTTTAATTAAGCTCTTAGCACTCTTTGCTTAAGAGTGCTAACAAGAGGGTGATACCATGCGGCTGGATGAGCGCAAAAAGAAGGTACTAGCCGCCGTGGTGCAGGATTACATCCTCACCGGGGAACCGGTAGGTTCCCGCACCATTGCCAGGCGGTACGACCTGGGTGTAAGTCCGGCCACCATACGCAATGAGATGGCCGATCTGGAAGAAATGGGATTGCTGGAACAGCCCCATACCTCGGCCGGCCGTATTCCTTCGGATTTCGGTTATCGCTACTACGTCGACTGCCTCATGGCCCCGGAAAGGCTCACACCGGCGGAAGAAGAATATGTACGGCGGCGCTACAACCAAAAAATGCTGGAGATAGAGCAGGTCCTCGAGGAAACCGCCCGTTTGCTTTCCGAGATGACCGCCTATACCGCGGTGGCTCTGGGGCCGTGTCAAACGAACGCCATCCTCGAGCAGGTGCAGATCCTGCCGGTCCACTCTTCCAATAAGGCCCTACTGGTGGCCGTAACCAGTACTGGGGTGGTCGAGCACAGGATTTTTGTCGTTCCGGAGACTGTAACGCCTGAGGATCTAAGCCGCATTTCCCGGGTTTTAAACGCCAGCCTCCAGGGTCTGGCCCTGGAAGAACTGCGCCAGGCCGTGTTGAGGGACATTTACCGGGAAGTGGCCGAACACCGGGGATTAATCAAGCAAATAATCGATCTGCTCCAGCAGATCCTTTCCTTAGAAGGCGGCGAGAAGGTTTACCTGGAAGGGATTTTTAACATCCTCAGCCAACCGGAATTTAAAAACCTGGAAAAGGTAAAGGACATTCTGGCCTTCCTTGAACGGGAAGAAGCCCTGCGGCGTATATTTAACGCCGTTCCTACCCAGGGATTGACCATAAGGATAGGCCAGGAAAACAAAGAAGAAGGTATTGATAAGTGCAGTGTCGTAACAATTAGTTATTCCGTGGAAGGGAAAATCATGGGCAAAGTTGG belongs to Moorella humiferrea and includes:
- a CDS encoding DmsC/YnfH family molybdoenzyme membrane anchor subunit, with the translated sequence MLISLGHLGSPLGAPRAILNLKSSWLSREIFFAAWFFVLWALNYVLETRSQASDGIKATTGWLASLCGVVAPGSLLMAGKGFCFYNLWNEGCRTFP
- the hrcA gene encoding heat-inducible transcriptional repressor HrcA: MRLDERKKKVLAAVVQDYILTGEPVGSRTIARRYDLGVSPATIRNEMADLEEMGLLEQPHTSAGRIPSDFGYRYYVDCLMAPERLTPAEEEYVRRRYNQKMLEIEQVLEETARLLSEMTAYTAVALGPCQTNAILEQVQILPVHSSNKALLVAVTSTGVVEHRIFVVPETVTPEDLSRISRVLNASLQGLALEELRQAVLRDIYREVAEHRGLIKQIIDLLQQILSLEGGEKVYLEGIFNILSQPEFKNLEKVKDILAFLEREEALRRIFNAVPTQGLTIRIGQENKEEGIDKCSVVTISYSVEGKIMGKVGLLGPTRMHYSRVISVLQCVADSLSRTLEQFYR